A region from the Pseudomonas sp. KU26590 genome encodes:
- a CDS encoding alpha/beta fold hydrolase, protein MRDQLILLPGWGLGVSPLEPLAAALRGLDEHLRVVIEPLPDMDNDNLDEWLDELDATLPDNVWLGGWSLGGMLATELAARRGERCCGLATFASNVCFVARSEWLNAMPQTDFDAFIAGCKADLDATLKRFTLLCVQGAEEPRALSRQLKACAPHGTSAGLIEGLKLLEQMDTRKALQAFRGPQLHLFGGLDALVPAEASADLLTLQPDIEVGVIEQASHAFILENPHGVAAAVHAFLHESGDD, encoded by the coding sequence ATGCGTGATCAGTTGATCCTGTTGCCGGGCTGGGGCCTTGGCGTCTCGCCCCTTGAGCCGCTGGCCGCAGCGCTGCGAGGGCTCGACGAACATCTGCGTGTCGTGATCGAGCCGTTACCGGACATGGATAACGACAACCTCGACGAATGGCTCGACGAGCTGGATGCGACCTTGCCCGACAACGTCTGGCTGGGCGGTTGGTCGCTGGGTGGCATGCTGGCGACTGAACTGGCTGCGCGCCGGGGCGAGCGCTGCTGCGGACTGGCAACGTTCGCCAGCAACGTCTGCTTCGTGGCCCGCAGCGAGTGGCTCAACGCAATGCCGCAAACGGATTTCGACGCGTTCATTGCCGGTTGCAAAGCCGACCTGGACGCAACGCTCAAGCGCTTCACTCTGTTGTGCGTGCAAGGCGCCGAAGAGCCACGGGCGTTGTCGAGACAATTGAAAGCCTGCGCCCCCCACGGCACCAGCGCAGGCTTGATCGAAGGCCTGAAGCTGCTTGAGCAAATGGACACGCGCAAAGCGCTGCAAGCATTTCGCGGTCCTCAATTGCACCTGTTCGGCGGCCTTGATGCGTTGGTACCGGCAGAGGCGTCGGCGGACCTGCTGACCCTCCAGCCTGACATCGAGGTCGGCGTGATCGAGCAGGCCAGTCACGCCTTCATTCTGGAAAACCCGCACGGCGTCGCCGCTGCAGTTCATGCGTTTTTACACGAGTCCGGTGATGACTGA
- the bioC gene encoding malonyl-ACP O-methyltransferase BioC, whose translation MTDLSHCAVLKAVKQQQVSGQHTLPDKRQVAASFSKAAASYDSVADLQRAVGTELMTRLPDLTPSRWLDLGSGTGCFSRALAQTYPQSEGVALDLAEGMLRYARPLGGATHYVAGDAENLPLRDASVDLMFSSLAVQWCPDFSAVLSEAGRVLKPGGVFAFASLCVGTLFELRDSWQAVDGMVHVNRFREREDYQLLCAASGLQVRSLEVLPHVLHYPDVRSLTHELKALGAHNINPGRPGGLTGRARIQALMDAYERYRQEKGLPATYQVVYAILVKPGID comes from the coding sequence ATGACTGATCTTTCCCACTGCGCGGTGCTGAAGGCCGTGAAACAGCAACAGGTCTCCGGCCAACACACCTTGCCGGACAAGCGTCAGGTGGCGGCGTCCTTCTCGAAGGCGGCGGCCAGTTACGACAGCGTGGCCGACTTGCAGCGCGCCGTCGGCACCGAATTGATGACACGTTTGCCGGATCTGACGCCTTCCCGCTGGCTGGACCTGGGCAGCGGCACCGGTTGTTTCAGTCGTGCGCTGGCGCAGACGTATCCGCAAAGCGAAGGCGTTGCGCTCGACCTCGCCGAAGGCATGCTGCGTTATGCACGGCCATTGGGCGGTGCCACTCATTACGTGGCAGGCGACGCCGAGAACCTGCCGCTGCGCGACGCGAGCGTTGATCTGATGTTCTCCAGCCTGGCAGTGCAGTGGTGCCCGGATTTTTCTGCGGTGCTGAGCGAAGCGGGTCGTGTGCTGAAACCGGGCGGCGTGTTCGCCTTCGCCAGCCTCTGCGTGGGCACCTTGTTCGAACTGCGCGACAGCTGGCAGGCAGTGGATGGCATGGTCCACGTCAACCGCTTCCGCGAACGCGAGGATTATCAACTTCTCTGCGCCGCCAGCGGTCTGCAAGTACGCAGCCTCGAAGTCCTGCCACACGTGCTGCACTATCCCGACGTGCGCAGCTTGACCCACGAACTCAAGGCGCTGGGCGCGCACAACATCAATCCGGGTCGACCGGGCGGCCTGACTGGGCGTGCCAGGATTCAGGCCTTGATGGATGCATACGAAAGGTATCGTCAAGAGAAAGGCCTGCCCGCCACGTACCAAGTGGTGTACGCCATCCTGGTGAAACCCGGCATTGATTAA
- the bioD gene encoding dethiobiotin synthase, translating to MSAAYFITGTDTDVGKTTIATGLLYAARQSGLSTAAGKPVASGCDVKPKGLRNSDAVALRAECSIQLTYNEVNPVAFEPAIAPHLAAREAGVALTVQSLLGPMQHILDKQADFTLIEGAGGWRVPLADQANLSDLAIALKLPVILVVGVRLGCISHALLSAEAIANDGLQLAGWVANIIDPKTSRLEENLATLAERLPAPCLGRVPFMKKATAEMIAEHLHLELLD from the coding sequence ATGAGCGCTGCGTATTTCATCACGGGAACCGATACCGACGTTGGCAAGACCACCATCGCCACGGGGCTTCTGTACGCGGCGCGGCAGTCGGGGTTGAGCACGGCGGCCGGCAAGCCGGTGGCTTCAGGCTGCGACGTCAAACCCAAGGGGTTGCGCAACTCGGACGCCGTCGCCTTGCGTGCCGAATGTTCGATCCAGCTGACCTACAACGAGGTCAATCCGGTGGCCTTCGAGCCGGCGATCGCGCCCCATCTGGCCGCGCGGGAGGCGGGAGTCGCCCTGACCGTCCAGTCCTTGCTCGGCCCTATGCAGCATATCCTCGATAAGCAGGCCGACTTCACGCTGATCGAAGGTGCTGGCGGCTGGCGCGTTCCGCTGGCCGACCAAGCCAATCTGTCCGACCTGGCCATTGCGCTGAAACTGCCGGTGATTCTGGTGGTGGGCGTGCGCCTGGGTTGTATCAGCCATGCATTGCTGTCAGCTGAAGCGATCGCCAACGATGGTCTGCAACTGGCGGGCTGGGTGGCGAATATCATCGATCCCAAAACGTCACGGCTTGAGGAAAACCTCGCCACGCTTGCAGAACGTCTGCCGGCGCCGTGCCTGGGTCGAGTGCCGTTCATGAAGAAAGCGACCGCAGAAATGATCGCCGAGCATTTGCATCTGGAGTTGCTGGATTAA